A region of the Litchfieldia alkalitelluris genome:
TCTTTCACAGTATCTAGAAGAATTTCTTGGTTAAGGCACTCAATGAGTGTGTCTGGAATCGTGTTTGTTCCAAGTAAGGCTTTCTCAGCTAGTTGTAAATCTATAATTGTTGATAATTGTTCATTCAATACCCCTACAAAACTCCGATTATCTTTTAATCCTGTTAAAAATCTCATGCGTGAATCACCTCTAAGTATAGTATTCCATATTAATTCGTTATAAGTTGTAGAATTCCCTTCATGAAGATACGATCAACTATTTACCAAGGAAACTATTTGTTAAATGTCTGTATCACTTGAATGACAGCAGGACCTAAAAGGACAATAAATAAACATGGAAAAATAAATAATACTAAAGGGAATAACATTTTAATAGGAGCCTTCATCGCTGCTTCTTCCGCTCTTTGTTTTCTTCTTAGACGTATTTCATTTGATTGTACTCGCAAAATCTGAACCATCCCTATACCCAGTTGTTCTGCTTGAATAATACTTCCTATCAATGATTTTATATCATCGACATTAAGTCGGTTTCGCACTCCAGAAAGTGATTCTCTCCTTGTTTTTCCTAATCTTATTTCCTCAAGGCAGCGATTAAATTCTGTCGCAAGAACACCTTGCTTTTTAAGGACCACTTTTGAAAGGGCAGCATCAAAGCCTAGCCCAGCTTCAATACTAACAGTTACTAAGTCCATAAAATCAGGAAGCTCCTTTATAGCCTGCTTTGCTCGTGTTTTTGATTTTAGGTTCAAATAGTAGTTAGGAAACCACTTTCCAACAAATAATCCAAATACGATAAGGATTGTAATAACAAGAAAACTAAAGCTATTTAATAACCCATAAACACCAAATAAAACAGGAAGAACAATCATAAATAATATCTCAACTACTCTATATTCAACTGGCTTTAAGCCAAAAGGACTTCCTGCTCTTAGGAGTTTTATTTCAAGAGCTGCTTCCTGTTCTTCTGTAATCTTTCTTTGGAAACTTCGTAGCATTTTTTTTAAAAGCGGTTCTATCACTCTACTTCTAAAAGGTGGCTTTTCTCTAGTCAGCTCATCAGAGTGATTTAATTGAGTAGTTTGAAAGATCGCCT
Encoded here:
- a CDS encoding type II secretion system F family protein — translated: MIIFTYVLMMLLIILGSVRFRKERKKIINDRMEAIFQTTQLNHSDELTREKPPFRSRVIEPLLKKMLRSFQRKITEEQEAALEIKLLRAGSPFGLKPVEYRVVEILFMIVLPVLFGVYGLLNSFSFLVITILIVFGLFVGKWFPNYYLNLKSKTRAKQAIKELPDFMDLVTVSIEAGLGFDAALSKVVLKKQGVLATEFNRCLEEIRLGKTRRESLSGVRNRLNVDDIKSLIGSIIQAEQLGIGMVQILRVQSNEIRLRRKQRAEEAAMKAPIKMLFPLVLFIFPCLFIVLLGPAVIQVIQTFNK